The genome window CGCCGTGCGCTTTTCACGCTGGATGCGGAAGCCGCGCATGGCCTGACGGTCAAGGCGCTGGCCTCCGGAGCGATGCCGGCCTGCCGGGCACCGCAGGACGCGCGGCTGAACGTCCGGATCGGCGATCTGAGCTTTCCCAATCCGCTCGGCATGGCTGCCGGTTTCGACAAGAACGGCGAGGTTCCGGACGCGCTTCTGCGTCTCGGGTTCGGCTTTGCCGAGGCCGGCACGGTGACGCCGCGCCCGCAGGCGGGCAACCCGAAGCCGCGCGTCTTTCGCCTTGTGGCGGACAGGGGCGTGGTCAATCGTCTGGGTTTCAACAACGACGGCCACGCGGCCGTGCGCGTCCGGCTTGAGGCGCGCGCCCATCGTGTCGGCATCGTCGGGGTGAATGTCGGCGCCAACAAGGATACGGGGGACCGCATTGCCGACTACACCGCCGGCATCGAGGCCTTCGCCGACCTTGCGTCGTTTTTCACCGTCAATATTTCCTCGCCGAACACGCCGGGCCTGCGGGACCTGCAAGCGCGTGCGGCTCTTTCCGAGCTTCTCTCAAGGGTGATGGAGGCACGCGATCTGGCTGCCGTTCGGCATGGACGCGCGGTGCCGGTCTTTCTCAAGATCGCGCCGGATGTCGACGAAGCGGAGCTCGACGATGTCGCGGCCGAAGTGCTCGCGGCGCGCGTCGACGGGCTGATCGTGTCGAACACCACGCTCGCCCGCAACGGGCTGACGGACCGCGCGGGAGCGGAACAGGCCGGGGGGCTGTCGGGGCGGCCCCTGTTTCGCCGGGCGACCGTTGCGCTTGCCCGCATGCGCCAGCGGGTCGGCCCGGAGCTTCCGATCATCGGGGTCGGCGGCATTGACAGCGGCGAGACCGCCTGGACCAAGATCACCGCCGGCGCCAACCTGATTCAGATCTACACCGGGATGGTCTACGAGGGGCCGGGACTGGTGCCGAATATCCTGCGGCATTTGTCGCAATGCCTCGACCGTCACGGGCTTTCATCGCTGAGCGAGGCTGTCGGCACAAACACCGACGCCTGGGCGCGGATCGATCCGGATGGCGACGTGTGAGAGGCGCCCGGCCCCAGACGGGATGGAAGCGGGCCTAATAGGCGCTTTCGACGTCGCCCATCTCCACATAGACCGACTTGATCTGGCTGTAGTGGGCGATCGCCGCATGGCCGTTCTCGCGGCCGATTCCGGACATCTTGTAGCCGCCGAAGGGCACTTCCGCCGGTGTCAGATTGTAGGTGTTGATCCAGCAGATGCCGGCCTGAAGGGCTGCGATCACCCGGTGGCCGCGCTTGAGGTCGCGGGTGAAGACGCCGGCGGCGAGGCCGAATTCCGTCGCATTGGCGCGGGCAATGGCTTCTTCCTCGGCTTCGAAGTCGAGCACGCACATCACGGGGCCGAAAATCTCCTCGCGCGCGATCGTCATGTGATCGACGACATCGGCGAAAACGGTCGGTTCGACGAAGAGCCCGTCGGGGAGGCCGTCGACGGTCGCCCGATTGCCGCCGCACACCAGCCGCGCCCCTTCTTCGACGCCCTTGTCGATATAGGCCATCACCTTGTCGAGCTGCGATGCCGAGACCAGCGGACCGGTGTCGACGCTCTCGTCCATCGGATCGCCCATTCGCGCGTTTGCCGTGCGCTCGGCGAGCCGGGCGAGGAAGGCCTCCTTGACGCCCTTTTGCACGAAGACGCGGGTGCCGTTGGAGCAGATCTGTCCGCTGGAATAGAAGTTGGCGTTGATGGCTGCCGAGACGGCGTTTTCCAGATCCGCATCGTCGAAGACGATCAGCGGCGACTTGCCGCCCAGTTCCAGCGTCACCTGCTTGAGCGTTTCGGCCGCCGTTGCCGCGATCCGCTTGCCGGTCGGGACCGATCCCGTCAGCGACACCTTGGCGACATCGGGGTGGGAGACGAGATGCGCGCCGGTCTCGCCGAAGCCCTGCACCACGTTGAAGACCCCGTCGGGCAGTCCGGCTTCCTTGAAGACCTCGGCGAGCTTGAGGGCTGAGAGCGGCGTGACCTCGGAGGGCTTGAACACCACCGCATTGCCGCAGGCGAGCGCGGGCGCCGCCTTCCAGCAGGCGATTTGCATCGGGTAGTTCCAGGCGCCGATGGCACCGACGACGCCGAGCGGCTCGCGGCGGGTGTAGGCGAAGGAGCCGCCAAGATCGATGTGCTCGCCGGTCAGCGTCGCCGCCAGTCCGCCGTAGTATTCCAGGCAGTCCGCGCCGGAGGCCGCATCCGCCACCAGCGTTTCCTGCAAGGGCTTGCCGGTGTCGAGTGTTTCCAGTTCCGAAAGCGCGCGGTTGCGCTCGCGCAGGATGTCGGCGGCGCGCCGCAGCACGCGGCCGCGTTCCACCGGCGGCGTCGCGGCCCAGACCTTGAAGCCGCTGCGCGCAGCGGCGACGGCGGCATTGACCGTTTCCGGGGTCGCGGCATTGAGCCGGGCGATCACCTCGCCGGTTGCCGGATAGCGGCTTTCCAGCAGGGTGCCTGCGGCGTCCTCAAACGGCTTGCCGTTGATGAAATGGGAGGCTGCGGGTTGGGCACGCATGGGCGTCTCCTTTCGGGTGTCGCGGGGCAGGTGTCGCGCGTCAGCGCTGCGACGTTTGCCAATCGGGGTGGATCCACGGCTGCCGGTTGCTGGCCGGCAGCGGCGTGCGACCAAGGATATGGTCGGCGATCTTCTCGCCCACCATGATCGACGGTCCGTTGAGATTGCCGTTGGTGATCTGCGGGAAGATCGAGCTGTCGGCCACCCGCAGGCCCTCCACTCCGATCACCTTGCCCTGCGGGTCGACCACGGCTTGCGGGTCGTCGGCATTCCCCATCCGGCAGGTGCCGCAAGGATGATAGGCGCTTTCGGCGTGCTCGCGGATGAAATCGTCGAGATCGGCATCGCTCTGTGCGCTTTCGCCCGGCTGGATCTCATGCCCGCGGAAGGGCGCGAAGGCCGCCTGGCCGAAGATCTCGCGGGTCAGGCGGATGGCGGTGCGGAACTCGTCCCAGTCGTCGGGATGCGACATGTAGTTGAACAGGATCGAGGGATCGGTGTCCGGATCGGCGGAGGTCAGCGCCACGCGGCCGCGCGACTTGGAGCGCATCGGCCCGACATGCGCCTGGAAGCCGTGACCCTCGGCCGCCGCCTTGCCGTCGTAGCGCACGGCGAAGGGCAGGAAATGATACTGGATGTCGGGATACTCGATGCCGGCGCGCGACCGGATGAAGGCACAAGCTTCGAAATGGTTCGAGGCGCCGAGACCCGTTCCGGTGAACAGCCACTGCGCGCCGATCAGAGCCTTGGAAACGAGGTTCCAGTGCTTGTAGAGTGTGATCGGCTGGGTGCAGGTCTGCTGGATGTAGAGTTCCAGATGGTCCTGCAGGTTCTGCCCCACGCCCGGCCGATGCGAGAGCGTTTCGATCCCGAGGTTTTGCAATGCCTCGCCGTCGCCGATTCCCGACAGCATCAAAAGGCGCGGCGAGTTGATCGCGGACGCCGAAACGATCACTTCCGCCGAGGCATGAGCCGTCTCGATCCCGTTTCCGCGCGTGAACTCCACGCCGGTCGCGCGGCCGTTTTCCATGACGACGCGACGGGCGTTGACGCCGGTGAGCAGGCGTACATTCTCGCGTTTCATCGCCGGCTTCAGATAGGCGTTCGCCGTCGACCAGCGGCGGCCGCGCCACACGGTCATCTCCATGTCGGCAAAGCCTTCCTGCTTCAGTCCGTTGTAGTCCGGCGTTGTCTCGTAGCCGGCCTGGTGGCCGGCTTTGATGAAGGCATCGTAGAGCGGGCTCCATTTGGTGCCGCGCGTGACATGCATCGGGCCGGAGGTGCCGCGCATGCCGCTTTCGCCCCCGTGCGAGGTCTCCATGCGCTCAAAGTAGGGGGCGACGTCGGCATAGGACCAGCCTTGCGCGCCTATTTCGGCCCAGGTGTCGAAATCGCGGGCGTGACCGCGCACATAGACCATGCCGTTGATCGATGAGGACCCGCCGATGACCTTGCCACGCGGCGTGGCGAGGCGACGTCCGCCCAGATGCGGTTCCGGATCGCTGGAAAAGCCCCAGTCGTAGCGGCTCATGTTCATCGGATAGCTGAGCGCGGCCGGCATCTGGATGAACGGGCCGACGTCGCTACCGCCCGCCTCAAGAATCAGAACGCGCGTATCCGGGTCTTCCGAAAGCCGATAGGCGAGGGCGGCGCCGGCGGATCCGGCACCGATCACGATATGCGTTGCCTCAAGCATTGGTCAGTCCGTGAGTTGGCGTTCCACATAGTCCTCGACGCGGCGAATGGCCGAGCGCGGCTGCGGCGGGCCGTCTGCGAAGACCCGTTGCAGCCACAAGCCGTCGATGAGCGCGGCGGTTCCCTCCGCCGCATTGCGGGCGCGGTCGCCGGGCAGAAGCGCGGCAAAGGCATGGGCCAGGTTCGAGACCAGGCGCCGGTGATAGATGCGCAGCAGGCGGCGGGTCTCGGTGTCGGTGCGCGCCTGCAGGTAGAAGGCGAGCCAGGCCGAGATCAATGCCGGCTGAAACTGTGTCGGGGCGAAACTTGCGCCGATCATCGCCGACAGCCGCGCGCGCGGTCCCACCGCCTTCGCCATTCGCGCTGTTGTCTCCCTGGAAAGGTCGAGCAGCAGCGAACGCATGGTGGCGTTCAGCAATCCGGCCTTGGAGCCGAAATAGTGATGCGCCAGCCCGCCCGAGACCCCGGCGCGACGGGCGATCTCCGCCATCGTCGCATCGCCGAATCCACGCACGTGGATTGTCTCCACCGTGGCGTCTATCAGCGCCTTGCGCCGGTGCACTTCCATTCCGATGCGCGGCATGAACGGATCCGTCTCCTGTCGGGCGCGCTTTGCCCTTGGACAGCAAGGAGTAATTTTGATTGATCGTTCAATCAACAAAAAAACGAGAAACGTGCGAGCATTTGCGCGACAGGGTCAAAAGTGCTTTGATGCGCCCACGCGAGCGGACCGCTGCGCAAGCGGCCCTGACCAGACTTGACCGGACGGCGAACCCGGTCCGGGGCTGCGGGTCGCAGACGATCGCCGGTGCCGCCAGGCATATCGGGTCCGCGCCGCTGACACATTATCATGGGGCCCGGCGCTCTTTTTCCGGGCAACAAATGGAGGACAGAACCAGATGAACACATTCGCTTTGCGCCTTGGCGCGGCAACCCTTGCCCTTGGCCTGACGGCCGGTGGCGCCTTCGCCGCCGAGGCCGACGCCTGCAAGGCCGTGCGCTTCTCCGACGTTGGCTGGACCGACATCACGGCAACGACAGCGGCGACTTCCGTGGTGCTCGATGCGCTTGGCTACGAGAGCGAGATCAAGATCCTCTCCGTGCCGGTGACCTACGCCTCGCTGAAGAACAAGGACATCGACGTCTTCCTCGGCAACTGGATGCCGACGATGGAAGCCGACATCAAGGCCTATCGCGAGGACGGCTCCGTGGAGACCGTGCGCGCGAATCTCGAGGGCGCGAAATACACGCTCGCGGTTCCGAAATACACCTATGACAAGGGTCTCAAGTCCTTCGCCGACATCGCGAAATTTCAGGACGAGCTCGACGGCAAGATCTACGGCATCGAGGCCGGCAATGACGGCAACCGCCTGATCATCGACATGATCGAGGGCGACCAGTTCGGTCTCGAGGGCTTCCAGATCGTGGAAAGCTCGGAAGCCGGCATGCTGTCGCAGGTCGCCCGTGCGACCAAGCGCGACGAGGACGTCGTCTTCCTCGGCTGGGCGCCGCATCCGATGAACGCCAACATCGAGATGGAGTATCTCGCCGGTGGCGACGATGTGTTCGGCCCGAACTATGGCGGCGCCACCGTCTACACCAACGTCCGCGCCGGTTATGGCGACGACTGCCCCAACGTCGGCAAGCTGCTCGACAATCTCGTCTTCTCGCTGGAAATGGAAAACGAGATCATGGGCGCCATTCTCAACGACGGCACCGATCCGGACAAGGCGGCCACCGCATGGCTGAAGGAGAACCCGGGCGTTCTCGATGCCTGGCTCGACGGCGTGACCACCTTCGACGGCAGCGAAGCGATGCCGGCCGTCAAGGGCGCGCTCGGGCTTTGATCCGTCTGGCATCGCCAGGCTGAGAACCGAACCGGGGCGTGGACCGCAGGAGGCCCGCGCCCCGGTTTTTCCGATACGAACGTTCGCAGGT of Stappia sp. ES.058 contains these proteins:
- a CDS encoding quinone-dependent dihydroorotate dehydrogenase encodes the protein MRDLIGGAARRALFTLDAEAAHGLTVKALASGAMPACRAPQDARLNVRIGDLSFPNPLGMAAGFDKNGEVPDALLRLGFGFAEAGTVTPRPQAGNPKPRVFRLVADRGVVNRLGFNNDGHAAVRVRLEARAHRVGIVGVNVGANKDTGDRIADYTAGIEAFADLASFFTVNISSPNTPGLRDLQARAALSELLSRVMEARDLAAVRHGRAVPVFLKIAPDVDEAELDDVAAEVLAARVDGLIVSNTTLARNGLTDRAGAEQAGGLSGRPLFRRATVALARMRQRVGPELPIIGVGGIDSGETAWTKITAGANLIQIYTGMVYEGPGLVPNILRHLSQCLDRHGLSSLSEAVGTNTDAWARIDPDGDV
- the betB gene encoding betaine-aldehyde dehydrogenase, which codes for MRAQPAASHFINGKPFEDAAGTLLESRYPATGEVIARLNAATPETVNAAVAAARSGFKVWAATPPVERGRVLRRAADILRERNRALSELETLDTGKPLQETLVADAASGADCLEYYGGLAATLTGEHIDLGGSFAYTRREPLGVVGAIGAWNYPMQIACWKAAPALACGNAVVFKPSEVTPLSALKLAEVFKEAGLPDGVFNVVQGFGETGAHLVSHPDVAKVSLTGSVPTGKRIAATAAETLKQVTLELGGKSPLIVFDDADLENAVSAAINANFYSSGQICSNGTRVFVQKGVKEAFLARLAERTANARMGDPMDESVDTGPLVSASQLDKVMAYIDKGVEEGARLVCGGNRATVDGLPDGLFVEPTVFADVVDHMTIAREEIFGPVMCVLDFEAEEEAIARANATEFGLAAGVFTRDLKRGHRVIAALQAGICWINTYNLTPAEVPFGGYKMSGIGRENGHAAIAHYSQIKSVYVEMGDVESAY
- the betA gene encoding choline dehydrogenase gives rise to the protein MLEATHIVIGAGSAGAALAYRLSEDPDTRVLILEAGGSDVGPFIQMPAALSYPMNMSRYDWGFSSDPEPHLGGRRLATPRGKVIGGSSSINGMVYVRGHARDFDTWAEIGAQGWSYADVAPYFERMETSHGGESGMRGTSGPMHVTRGTKWSPLYDAFIKAGHQAGYETTPDYNGLKQEGFADMEMTVWRGRRWSTANAYLKPAMKRENVRLLTGVNARRVVMENGRATGVEFTRGNGIETAHASAEVIVSASAINSPRLLMLSGIGDGEALQNLGIETLSHRPGVGQNLQDHLELYIQQTCTQPITLYKHWNLVSKALIGAQWLFTGTGLGASNHFEACAFIRSRAGIEYPDIQYHFLPFAVRYDGKAAAEGHGFQAHVGPMRSKSRGRVALTSADPDTDPSILFNYMSHPDDWDEFRTAIRLTREIFGQAAFAPFRGHEIQPGESAQSDADLDDFIREHAESAYHPCGTCRMGNADDPQAVVDPQGKVIGVEGLRVADSSIFPQITNGNLNGPSIMVGEKIADHILGRTPLPASNRQPWIHPDWQTSQR
- the betI gene encoding transcriptional regulator BetI, translating into MPRIGMEVHRRKALIDATVETIHVRGFGDATMAEIARRAGVSGGLAHHYFGSKAGLLNATMRSLLLDLSRETTARMAKAVGPRARLSAMIGASFAPTQFQPALISAWLAFYLQARTDTETRRLLRIYHRRLVSNLAHAFAALLPGDRARNAAEGTAALIDGLWLQRVFADGPPQPRSAIRRVEDYVERQLTD
- a CDS encoding choline ABC transporter substrate-binding protein; the protein is MNTFALRLGAATLALGLTAGGAFAAEADACKAVRFSDVGWTDITATTAATSVVLDALGYESEIKILSVPVTYASLKNKDIDVFLGNWMPTMEADIKAYREDGSVETVRANLEGAKYTLAVPKYTYDKGLKSFADIAKFQDELDGKIYGIEAGNDGNRLIIDMIEGDQFGLEGFQIVESSEAGMLSQVARATKRDEDVVFLGWAPHPMNANIEMEYLAGGDDVFGPNYGGATVYTNVRAGYGDDCPNVGKLLDNLVFSLEMENEIMGAILNDGTDPDKAATAWLKENPGVLDAWLDGVTTFDGSEAMPAVKGALGL